In a genomic window of Streptomyces sp. NBC_01231:
- a CDS encoding type III polyketide synthase: MAAYLCPPAVIHGEHTVETSQIVAEVRDRHPHAAWAPRIDGIAASTGIETRGWMLPLETAVAPGDGSGLRAVGIGPAQKALARDGFTQQDVDRVIAALESIPAPQTVQERTAPAWEAVQSYGERAARGALQTAGLDVADVDCLITSHSTTPALPGLDIALANRLPLRNDAMLLPATQWACVAGTRSLALAADLVAADPDRVVLVVIAEALSTTYQPADDTIESLIVRLLFADTAVAAVVTGRPRRESVLRLDAAWHHTLPGTQNLHRLDTRADGTHFVMDRRGPRAVQETVTAMWEWLRLRYQDDPDSWHPDVLLAHPGGTRVLEYMEQTMPDAWPSGLLDYSRDSYTSGNRGGAAVFDILRRAHDAGQKPGHRAVLYAAAPGLTATALEGEWL, translated from the coding sequence ATGGCCGCTTACCTCTGTCCCCCTGCCGTGATACACGGCGAACACACCGTGGAGACCAGCCAGATCGTGGCGGAGGTGCGCGATCGGCACCCGCACGCGGCGTGGGCGCCGCGGATCGACGGCATCGCGGCCAGTACGGGCATCGAGACCCGCGGGTGGATGCTGCCTCTGGAGACCGCCGTCGCGCCCGGCGACGGCAGCGGCCTGCGGGCCGTCGGCATCGGGCCCGCCCAAAAGGCGCTGGCGCGTGACGGGTTCACCCAGCAGGACGTGGACCGCGTGATCGCCGCCCTCGAGTCGATACCCGCGCCGCAGACCGTCCAGGAGCGCACCGCCCCGGCCTGGGAAGCCGTGCAGTCCTACGGGGAGCGTGCGGCGCGCGGGGCCCTGCAGACAGCCGGGTTGGACGTCGCAGACGTCGACTGCCTGATCACCAGTCACTCCACCACCCCGGCGCTGCCGGGTCTGGACATCGCCCTGGCGAACAGGCTTCCGCTCCGCAACGACGCGATGCTGCTGCCGGCTACGCAGTGGGCCTGTGTCGCGGGGACCCGTTCCCTTGCCCTGGCGGCGGATCTCGTGGCCGCGGACCCCGACCGGGTGGTCCTGGTCGTGATCGCGGAGGCGCTGAGCACGACCTATCAGCCCGCGGACGACACCATCGAGTCCCTGATCGTCCGGTTGCTGTTCGCGGACACCGCGGTCGCCGCGGTGGTCACGGGCCGCCCGAGACGCGAGTCGGTGCTGCGGCTGGACGCCGCCTGGCACCACACCCTGCCCGGCACCCAGAACCTGCACCGCCTGGACACGCGGGCGGACGGCACCCACTTCGTGATGGACCGGCGAGGGCCGCGTGCCGTACAGGAGACGGTCACCGCGATGTGGGAATGGCTGCGCCTCCGTTACCAGGACGACCCCGACTCCTGGCACCCCGACGTGCTGCTAGCGCACCCCGGCGGGACCAGGGTGCTGGAGTACATGGAGCAGACGATGCCCGACGCGTGGCCGTCGGGGCTGCTGGACTACAGCCGGGACAGCTACACCAGCGGCAACCGTGGAGGCGCCGCCGTGTTCGACATCCTGAGGCGGGCGCACGACGCCGGGCAGAAGCCGGGCCATCGCGCCGTCCTGTACGCGGCGGCACCGGGGCTCACCGCCACCGCCCTGGAAGGGGAGTGGCTGTAG
- a CDS encoding MFS transporter, with protein sequence MPSLEAAPESGRRSWAPLLAVCAGYFMVILDVTVINVAVPVIGRELSASLTGVQWITDGYTLVFAGFLLTGGALGDRLGNRRVFCSGVAVFTVSSAACALAPSSPFLVAARLVEGLGAALIVPGSLALLQQAYPAPAARSRAFGLWGSMAGIAASAGPLLGGLLVTTVGWRWVFFINLPVGVACLVLTLRHVTRSPRRATRALDWPAQCAVVAAVALLTAALNEAGRRGWSDVTVLAGMGLAVLAAAAFVVRERLARSPVLPLSLLRSRAMSGGSAIGLLFNFGFYGMVFTASLEFQHQRGYSALGTGLALFPAVAMTMFASVLSGRLSRRTGDRPLVISGMLLAALGLAGWASAGADPAYVLLVAPMMAAGFGTSFALTGSTATVMGAAPPEYSGAASALFNTTRQVGSATGVALGGSLLATATDYNTGLRTSMAIGALAYLTAAGLAWLCVPRRSKTKS encoded by the coding sequence ATGCCCTCCCTCGAGGCGGCCCCGGAGTCCGGGCGACGGTCCTGGGCACCGCTGCTGGCGGTATGCGCCGGGTATTTCATGGTGATCCTGGATGTGACGGTCATCAATGTCGCCGTGCCGGTGATCGGCCGTGAACTGTCGGCATCGCTCACCGGCGTCCAGTGGATCACCGACGGGTACACCCTGGTGTTCGCCGGGTTCCTGTTGACCGGTGGCGCGCTGGGCGACCGGCTGGGCAACCGTCGTGTCTTCTGCTCGGGTGTGGCGGTGTTCACCGTGTCCTCGGCCGCGTGCGCCCTCGCGCCGAGCTCCCCCTTCCTGGTTGCGGCCCGGCTGGTGGAGGGGCTCGGCGCGGCGCTGATCGTGCCCGGTTCCCTGGCTCTGCTCCAGCAGGCCTACCCGGCGCCGGCCGCCCGCTCGCGGGCCTTCGGGCTGTGGGGTTCGATGGCGGGCATCGCGGCATCAGCCGGTCCGCTGCTGGGCGGGCTGCTCGTCACCACGGTGGGGTGGCGCTGGGTGTTTTTCATCAACCTGCCGGTCGGTGTGGCCTGCCTGGTGCTGACCCTGCGGCATGTGACACGTTCGCCCCGCCGGGCCACCCGCGCCTTGGACTGGCCGGCACAGTGCGCGGTCGTCGCGGCGGTGGCGCTGCTGACCGCGGCGCTCAACGAGGCCGGGCGGCGGGGCTGGTCAGATGTGACTGTTCTCGCCGGGATGGGCCTGGCCGTGCTGGCAGCTGCGGCGTTCGTGGTACGCGAGCGGCTGGCCCGCTCACCGGTCCTTCCCCTGAGCCTGCTGCGTTCTCGTGCGATGAGCGGCGGATCCGCCATCGGCCTGCTGTTCAACTTCGGCTTCTACGGCATGGTGTTCACCGCCAGCCTGGAATTCCAGCACCAGCGCGGCTACAGCGCCCTCGGCACCGGGCTGGCACTGTTCCCGGCGGTGGCGATGACCATGTTCGCCTCCGTCCTGTCCGGACGCCTCAGCCGCCGCACCGGCGACCGTCCGCTGGTGATCTCCGGCATGCTCCTGGCTGCCCTGGGGCTGGCCGGCTGGGCCTCGGCGGGAGCCGACCCCGCCTACGTGCTGCTGGTGGCCCCGATGATGGCTGCGGGATTCGGTACCTCCTTCGCCCTCACCGGCTCGACCGCCACCGTGATGGGTGCCGCGCCCCCGGAGTACTCAGGGGCAGCCTCCGCGCTCTTCAACACCACCCGCCAGGTCGGGAGCGCCACTGGCGTAGCGCTCGGCGGCAGCCTGCTCGCCACAGCCACCGACTACAACACGGGGCTGCGCACGAGCATGGCCATCGGCGCGCTCGCCTACCTGACCGCCGCAGGCCTCGCGTGGCTGTGCGTGCCGAGGAGGTCCAAGACGAAGAGCTGA
- a CDS encoding ABC transporter ATP-binding protein encodes MSEPVIDLRDVSRRYDDGPPALHDASLTVWPGEAVAILGPSGSGKSTLLNLIAGLDRPDTGTVTVDGVRVDQLGEAAAARYRRSRIGMVFQFFNLLDDLTVADNVTLPAQLAGTARGEAHRRAAELLEILGIARHARAYPGRLSGGERQRVAVARALMNRPALILADEPTGALDTTAGQDVSRLLRDLNAEGQTLVVVTHDLALARSCTDRTVRIIDGRIAEDLRAGVAR; translated from the coding sequence ATGAGCGAGCCGGTGATCGACCTGCGCGACGTGAGCCGCAGATACGACGACGGGCCGCCCGCCCTGCACGACGCGTCGCTGACGGTGTGGCCCGGTGAGGCCGTCGCGATCCTCGGGCCGTCCGGCAGCGGCAAGTCCACGCTGCTCAATCTGATCGCGGGCCTGGACCGGCCGGACACGGGGACCGTCACTGTGGACGGCGTACGGGTCGATCAGCTGGGCGAGGCCGCGGCGGCCCGCTACCGGCGATCCAGAATCGGCATGGTCTTCCAGTTCTTCAACCTGCTTGACGACCTGACCGTCGCGGACAACGTCACGCTTCCCGCGCAGTTGGCGGGCACAGCGCGAGGCGAAGCTCATCGCCGGGCGGCGGAACTCCTCGAGATCCTCGGCATCGCCCGACACGCCCGCGCCTACCCGGGGCGGCTGTCCGGTGGTGAGCGCCAGCGCGTCGCGGTGGCCAGGGCACTGATGAACCGGCCCGCGCTGATCCTGGCCGACGAACCCACCGGCGCGCTCGACACGACCGCGGGTCAGGACGTCAGCCGCCTCCTCAGGGACCTCAACGCCGAGGGCCAGACGCTGGTGGTCGTCACTCACGACCTCGCGCTGGCACGCTCCTGCACCGACCGCACGGTGCGGATCATCGACGGTCGGATCGCCGAGGACCTCCGCGCGGGGGTGGCTCGATGA
- a CDS encoding NAD(P)H-dependent oxidoreductase codes for MATLLHIDTSLNRENSHSRAVTAAFREAWENEHQQSTVIYRDLDAEPIPHLQAAAYYAGYTPATDQSPEERAAFVLRAKLIEEAEAADVILLGAPMYNYSIPSTLKAWLDHVFAVGRTAMTENPSLGGKPAVVVTSRGGSYQQGTPQHGNDYVQSYLQQALGTGLGLDVTFIVPELTLAPTVPAMADLVPLFEASRSEALTAAESHAKELLMRLAA; via the coding sequence ATGGCCACGCTGCTGCACATCGATACTTCCCTCAACCGCGAGAACTCGCACTCCCGCGCTGTGACGGCCGCGTTCCGCGAGGCATGGGAGAACGAGCACCAGCAGAGCACGGTGATCTACCGTGACCTCGACGCCGAACCGATACCCCATCTGCAGGCCGCCGCCTACTACGCCGGCTACACCCCAGCCACCGATCAGTCCCCCGAGGAGCGGGCCGCCTTCGTTCTGCGCGCCAAGCTGATTGAGGAGGCCGAGGCGGCGGACGTGATCCTGCTCGGCGCCCCGATGTACAACTACTCGATCCCCTCGACGCTGAAGGCCTGGCTCGACCACGTCTTCGCCGTAGGCCGCACGGCGATGACCGAGAATCCCTCGCTCGGAGGCAAGCCTGCCGTCGTCGTGACCAGCCGCGGCGGGTCGTACCAGCAGGGCACACCCCAGCATGGCAACGACTATGTGCAGAGCTATCTGCAACAGGCCCTCGGCACCGGTCTCGGCTTGGATGTCACCTTCATCGTCCCCGAGCTGACCCTGGCCCCGACCGTTCCCGCGATGGCCGACTTGGTCCCGCTCTTCGAGGCCTCCCGCAGTGAGGCGCTCACGGCCGCCGAGTCCCACGCCAAGGAACTGTTGATGCGTCTGGCCGCATAG
- a CDS encoding MerR family transcriptional regulator, with translation MKISEASRVSGVSARSLRHYEDEGLIVPGRCGNGFRDYCQSTVDRVLVIRSLLASGLPVRLIREVLPSLADGADVCTDVVRAEFVHEVQSYRDRLAARISVLSDQQAALDAYLREVLRTGL, from the coding sequence GTGAAGATCAGCGAAGCCTCCAGGGTCAGCGGCGTGAGTGCGCGATCGTTACGGCACTACGAGGATGAGGGTCTGATCGTCCCCGGGCGCTGCGGCAACGGGTTCCGCGACTACTGCCAGTCCACTGTCGACCGGGTGCTCGTCATCCGCTCGCTGCTGGCGTCCGGGCTCCCCGTGCGATTGATCAGGGAGGTTCTGCCCAGCCTCGCAGACGGAGCTGATGTCTGCACGGATGTGGTGCGCGCGGAGTTCGTGCACGAGGTGCAGAGCTATCGCGATCGGCTGGCCGCACGTATCTCCGTTCTCAGCGATCAGCAGGCGGCACTCGACGCCTACCTACGAGAGGTCCTTCGCACTGGCCTGTGA
- a CDS encoding TNT domain-containing protein, producing the protein MAATAGLAGSLLLSAPPSAAVDTHTSTVDRSLTPTVFAPPPAGEQAAQEGKQRQQDFRPAADDQKARCLGLVPSPYPYAHTQFTCNDWRFGPAKLPHTGILGNILRGYDRFGNLTPVEFLNKWWDPAGNFGQGDWKYSRIPDDGFAHDKQGNVIAAEITLKRGQLLDRFGNEFGKFLAPAGAKYGERSIPPSNLNTQDPRYPYDYRLYRVKKDTLVCTGPVAPAFEQPGLGVQYVTSVNAKQTKYCPHVKTGATVNSLVGNRHLERAN; encoded by the coding sequence ATGGCCGCGACGGCAGGCCTTGCCGGTTCCCTTCTGCTCAGCGCTCCCCCGTCCGCTGCCGTGGACACGCATACATCCACCGTCGATCGCTCCCTGACACCGACGGTTTTCGCCCCGCCGCCGGCGGGTGAACAGGCAGCCCAGGAGGGCAAGCAGCGGCAACAGGATTTCCGGCCCGCAGCGGACGACCAGAAGGCGCGTTGCCTGGGGCTGGTGCCGTCGCCCTACCCCTACGCACACACGCAATTCACGTGCAACGACTGGCGGTTCGGCCCGGCCAAGCTGCCGCACACCGGGATCCTCGGCAACATCCTCAGAGGCTACGACCGGTTCGGCAACCTCACCCCGGTGGAGTTCCTCAACAAATGGTGGGACCCGGCGGGCAACTTCGGGCAGGGCGACTGGAAGTACTCACGGATCCCGGACGACGGCTTCGCCCATGACAAGCAGGGGAACGTCATCGCGGCCGAGATCACCCTCAAGCGCGGCCAGCTCCTGGACCGCTTCGGCAATGAGTTCGGCAAGTTCCTCGCGCCGGCCGGTGCCAAGTACGGTGAACGCTCGATTCCGCCGTCCAACCTCAACACCCAGGACCCGCGGTACCCCTACGACTACCGCCTGTACCGGGTGAAGAAGGACACCCTCGTGTGTACCGGGCCTGTCGCCCCGGCGTTCGAGCAACCTGGCCTGGGTGTGCAGTACGTCACCTCGGTCAACGCCAAGCAGACCAAGTACTGCCCCCATGTGAAGACCGGCGCGACAGTGAACTCCCTGGTGGGCAACCGCCACCTGGAGCGGGCGAACTGA
- a CDS encoding MFS transporter → MFEILRVRNYRLVATAELLSSLGDWLLLVAAPYFVLRLTGSTLATGLSLAAETVPALLLGPVAGVFADRWDRRRTMLTVDLSRAAVVALMLLVHHPDQVWLIYVALIGEASLGQFFGPARRALVPALVGRGPQLAAANSLFALVAGTVRLVGGPLGGALYALVGFAPVVALDATSYLVSALLITAIRHRPEPASRPHRKDTTRLRRFASDLRDGAMHLRRAPGLPAVLAAASVFFLGNAALTALLVPYTGTLLHAGAGTLGLLFAALGAGYLAGAPLSRAAAAHLSDRTVMISSLAGLSVVFAVTFNIRDLAWALVLFVLIGPPGVCFLVTVDTYLAHCTPDALLGRASSAYGMLQAAATLAGMLGGAVLGQQAGISITADLAALCVAIAAVAALRIPRPTTPDGRDTSNPSIPAPPDRSADR, encoded by the coding sequence GTGTTCGAAATCCTGCGGGTACGCAACTACCGTCTGGTGGCGACGGCCGAACTCCTGTCCAGCCTCGGAGACTGGCTACTGCTGGTCGCCGCACCCTATTTCGTGCTCCGCCTGACTGGATCGACGCTGGCCACCGGGCTGTCACTGGCAGCCGAGACCGTGCCCGCGCTCCTCCTCGGCCCAGTGGCCGGTGTGTTCGCCGACCGCTGGGACCGCCGCCGCACGATGCTCACCGTCGACCTGTCACGCGCAGCGGTGGTCGCGCTCATGCTCCTCGTCCACCATCCGGACCAGGTCTGGCTCATCTACGTCGCCCTGATCGGAGAGGCAAGTCTTGGCCAGTTCTTCGGCCCTGCCCGGCGTGCCCTCGTTCCGGCACTTGTCGGGCGTGGTCCCCAACTGGCTGCGGCGAACTCCCTCTTCGCCTTGGTCGCCGGCACCGTACGGCTGGTCGGCGGTCCACTCGGCGGCGCCCTTTACGCACTGGTCGGCTTCGCCCCGGTGGTGGCTCTCGACGCCACCAGCTACCTCGTCTCCGCCCTCCTGATCACCGCCATCCGCCACCGCCCCGAACCGGCCTCGCGACCACACCGCAAAGACACCACCCGGCTGCGACGGTTCGCGAGCGACCTGCGAGACGGCGCCATGCACCTCCGCAGGGCCCCGGGGCTCCCTGCCGTGCTCGCCGCAGCCTCGGTCTTCTTCCTCGGCAACGCGGCCCTGACCGCCCTGCTCGTGCCCTACACCGGCACCCTTCTGCACGCCGGAGCCGGCACACTGGGCCTCCTGTTCGCCGCCCTCGGCGCCGGCTACCTGGCCGGAGCCCCGCTCAGTCGGGCCGCCGCCGCACACCTCTCCGACCGCACGGTCATGATCAGCAGTCTGGCCGGCCTGAGCGTGGTCTTCGCTGTCACCTTCAATATCCGCGATCTCGCCTGGGCCCTCGTACTGTTCGTCCTCATCGGACCGCCCGGCGTGTGCTTCTTGGTCACCGTCGACACCTACCTCGCCCACTGCACCCCCGACGCCCTTCTCGGCCGCGCCAGTTCCGCCTACGGCATGCTCCAGGCAGCAGCCACTCTGGCGGGCATGCTCGGCGGCGCCGTCCTCGGACAGCAGGCGGGCATCAGCATCACCGCGGACCTCGCCGCCCTCTGCGTCGCCATCGCGGCGGTCGCCGCACTGCGGATCCCACGCCCCACCACACCCGACGGCCGCGACACCAGCAATCCGTCGATCCCGGCGCCCCCCGACCGCTCCGCAGACCGCTGA
- a CDS encoding DUF6234 family protein, translated as MTNAAPPKTSGLPKFRGDNVPRPRTGRRWLPLAGDIILAAGMLVLDCIGVVAVFLLGIDYSGWKPFDPGSDNSGMSLTPNWLYVGIADGVILLTAALLYQLRAVASACLQVLAGIAVLVIGLAGAQIDEHRGARAHASVSGHLAPLTIPAGANTQ; from the coding sequence ATGACCAACGCCGCCCCTCCAAAAACCTCCGGCCTGCCGAAGTTCCGCGGGGACAATGTGCCGCGCCCGCGAACCGGACGCCGGTGGCTGCCTCTTGCCGGGGACATCATCCTGGCCGCCGGGATGCTCGTCCTCGACTGCATCGGGGTCGTCGCGGTCTTCCTGCTCGGCATCGACTACAGCGGCTGGAAGCCGTTCGATCCCGGATCGGACAACTCCGGCATGTCCCTCACCCCGAACTGGCTGTACGTGGGCATCGCCGACGGTGTCATACTGCTGACCGCAGCGCTGCTGTACCAACTCCGCGCCGTCGCCAGTGCCTGCCTGCAGGTACTCGCCGGCATTGCCGTGCTGGTCATCGGCTTGGCCGGCGCGCAGATCGACGAACACCGCGGCGCCCGGGCCCACGCGTCCGTGTCCGGCCACCTGGCACCGCTGACCATCCCGGCCGGGGCCAATACCCAATGA
- a CDS encoding GYD domain-containing protein, which translates to MPKFLIQATYTRDGAKGLLEEGASSRRAAVDQVVTGLGGTVEAMYFAFGEDDIVLILDFPDPVSMAAVSLTVKASGALRTRATPLLTLDEIDEAARREVAFRAPGV; encoded by the coding sequence ATGCCGAAGTTCCTCATCCAGGCGACCTACACACGCGATGGAGCCAAGGGGCTGCTCGAGGAGGGTGCGAGCAGCCGCCGCGCCGCCGTCGACCAGGTCGTCACCGGCCTGGGTGGCACGGTCGAGGCCATGTACTTCGCCTTCGGTGAGGACGACATCGTCCTCATCCTCGACTTCCCCGACCCGGTCTCCATGGCCGCCGTCAGCCTCACGGTCAAGGCCAGCGGCGCTCTCCGCACCCGGGCCACCCCGCTCCTCACCCTCGACGAGATCGACGAGGCCGCCCGCCGAGAGGTCGCCTTCCGCGCCCCAGGCGTGTAG
- a CDS encoding response regulator transcription factor encodes MTEPPPRVVLADDQTLVRTGFRMILRSDGIEVVAEATNGSEAVDAVRRTRPDVVLMDVRMPEMDGLEATRRILTGTAGEPRVIILTTFDLDQYVYAALSAGASGFLLKDVTPEQLISAVRTVRSGDALLAPAVTRRLVERFAGGERQRSAGGERQRSAGGEHQPGAGGGHRNSTQHDGHTTAIHRNLASLTPREREVLGLVARGLSNVEVADRLHLAETTVKTHVSRVLAKLQLRDRVQAVIAAYETGLVSVGRQESAGPSAEYP; translated from the coding sequence GTGACCGAGCCGCCGCCGCGCGTGGTGCTCGCCGACGACCAGACCCTTGTCCGCACCGGATTCCGGATGATCCTGCGCTCCGACGGCATCGAGGTGGTCGCCGAGGCCACCAACGGCTCCGAGGCCGTCGACGCGGTCCGCCGTACCCGGCCCGACGTGGTCCTGATGGACGTGCGGATGCCGGAGATGGACGGCTTGGAAGCCACCCGCCGCATCCTCACCGGCACTGCGGGCGAGCCCCGAGTGATCATCTTGACCACCTTCGATCTCGACCAGTATGTCTACGCGGCGCTGTCCGCCGGGGCCAGCGGTTTCCTCCTCAAGGACGTCACCCCCGAGCAACTGATCTCCGCGGTCCGCACGGTCCGCTCCGGTGACGCGCTGCTCGCACCAGCTGTCACTCGGCGCCTGGTGGAGCGTTTTGCCGGAGGCGAACGTCAGCGCAGTGCCGGAGGCGAACGTCAGCGCAGTGCCGGAGGGGAACATCAGCCCGGAGCCGGAGGCGGACATCGAAACAGCACGCAGCATGACGGTCACACCACTGCAATCCACCGCAACCTCGCCTCGCTGACCCCGCGCGAACGCGAAGTCCTGGGTCTGGTGGCCCGCGGGCTGAGCAACGTCGAAGTCGCCGACCGCCTGCACCTGGCCGAGACGACCGTCAAGACCCACGTCTCCCGCGTCCTCGCCAAGCTCCAACTGCGTGACCGCGTCCAGGCCGTCATCGCCGCCTACGAGACGGGGCTGGTCAGCGTGGGCAGGCAGGAGTCCGCAGGGCCGTCCGCCGAATACCCGTGA
- a CDS encoding histidine kinase: MTNETTAGYRLRAAARRALRPTGSAPRLTRRGRQFDLLVAMAFAVTTVYYAIDVADHQIREVLPGVQKAVQPSGTDAAIALSALALVTSGALIQRRRYPLAVLCVVTCLAMLTPQDVARLTFYPLVVAVYSAAAYSPYRIPTLAAVPTAVLLVYTSGTSTTHVYPYQPGIVPNEYVVLWILGPLAMAANGLRTWRVRTDEGRARLTAVEREQAEALRRAVDEERARIARELHDVVTHNVSVMVIQAGAARRVMRAVPDEADEALLAVEASGRAAMTELRHVMGLLTMGSGNEEATRAENLTPQPGLEQLETLIGRVRDTGVPVALEITGAARPMPPGIELTAYRVVQEALTNTVKHASGASATVSVEYAPDRLRVEVSDTGGRPGPGVATGNGRGLLGLRERLSVYDGTLRTGRRLTGGYRVEALIPLEAP, encoded by the coding sequence GTGACGAACGAGACGACAGCGGGGTACCGACTGCGAGCGGCAGCCCGCCGTGCGCTGCGCCCGACCGGGTCGGCACCGCGCCTCACCCGGCGCGGCCGACAGTTCGACCTGTTGGTGGCGATGGCCTTCGCCGTCACCACCGTGTACTACGCCATCGACGTCGCGGACCATCAGATTCGCGAGGTGCTCCCCGGTGTGCAGAAAGCGGTCCAACCGTCGGGAACGGACGCCGCGATCGCCCTGAGCGCCCTCGCCCTCGTCACCTCCGGTGCCCTGATACAGCGCCGCCGCTACCCGCTCGCCGTGCTCTGCGTGGTGACCTGCCTGGCGATGCTCACCCCTCAGGACGTCGCACGGCTGACCTTCTACCCCCTCGTCGTCGCCGTCTACAGCGCCGCGGCCTACAGCCCCTACAGAATTCCCACCCTGGCGGCCGTACCCACGGCGGTCCTCCTGGTCTACACGTCGGGCACCTCGACCACCCATGTCTACCCGTACCAGCCGGGCATCGTCCCGAACGAGTACGTGGTCCTGTGGATCCTCGGGCCCCTCGCGATGGCCGCCAACGGCCTGCGCACCTGGCGGGTACGCACCGACGAGGGCCGCGCTCGGCTGACCGCCGTAGAACGAGAGCAGGCCGAGGCGCTGCGCCGAGCCGTCGACGAGGAGCGCGCCAGAATCGCCCGCGAACTGCACGACGTCGTCACCCACAACGTCAGCGTCATGGTCATCCAGGCCGGCGCCGCCCGCAGGGTCATGAGAGCCGTCCCCGACGAAGCCGACGAGGCACTGCTCGCCGTGGAGGCGAGCGGCCGGGCGGCCATGACCGAGCTGCGTCACGTGATGGGTCTGCTCACCATGGGCAGCGGCAATGAGGAGGCGACCCGCGCCGAGAACCTGACCCCACAGCCGGGTCTGGAGCAGCTGGAAACACTCATCGGGCGGGTCCGGGACACCGGCGTCCCGGTGGCCCTGGAGATCACCGGAGCAGCCCGCCCCATGCCGCCGGGCATCGAACTGACCGCCTACCGCGTTGTCCAGGAGGCGCTGACCAACACCGTAAAACACGCGTCCGGGGCCAGCGCCACGGTCTCCGTCGAGTACGCCCCCGACCGGCTCCGGGTGGAAGTCTCCGACACCGGCGGCCGTCCTGGCCCTGGTGTGGCAACCGGGAACGGCCGCGGACTGCTCGGCCTGCGCGAGCGCCTCTCCGTCTACGACGGAACCCTGCGGACCGGCCGACGCCTCACCGGTGGCTACCGTGTCGAGGCACTCATCCCCCTGGAGGCACCGTGA
- a CDS encoding zinc-binding dehydrogenase: MIATASPAKHDTVKERGADAVLDSTRPDLAEEITRLTGGVDLVLESVGQATFKVSLSVTKPFSGRIVVFGAASGDATLTTHDLVFTHQVQVKGLHIGALAAAAPSVYRSLLVEIEALIAQGVYPPGDPQVHPPAEGPAVLQQLEAGQTRGKHPLDPWRWAPPATHRMLRSPQQLPSAQ; the protein is encoded by the coding sequence GTGATCGCCACGGCGTCACCGGCCAAGCACGACACCGTCAAAGAGCGCGGCGCCGACGCCGTCCTGGACAGCACACGCCCCGATCTGGCCGAGGAGATCACCCGCCTGACCGGCGGTGTCGACCTGGTCCTGGAATCGGTGGGACAGGCCACGTTCAAGGTCAGCCTGTCGGTCACCAAACCCTTCTCAGGACGCATCGTGGTGTTCGGTGCCGCTTCCGGCGACGCCACTTTGACCACGCACGACCTGGTATTCACGCACCAGGTCCAAGTCAAGGGCCTGCACATCGGCGCACTGGCGGCCGCAGCCCCGTCCGTCTACCGGTCGTTGCTCGTCGAGATCGAGGCACTCATCGCCCAAGGCGTATATCCGCCAGGCGACCCCCAGGTTCACCCGCCGGCCGAGGGGCCGGCAGTGCTGCAGCAGCTCGAAGCCGGTCAGACCCGCGGCAAGCATCCCCTCGATCCCTGGCGCTGGGCACCGCCTGCGACTCACCGAATGCTCCGCTCTCCCCAACAGCTGCCGTCGGCACAGTGA